The following are encoded in a window of Pseudalgibacter alginicilyticus genomic DNA:
- the rpsC gene encoding 30S ribosomal protein S3: protein MGQKTNPIGNRLGIIRGWESNWYGGNDYGDKLAEDDKIRKYVHVRLAKASVSRVIIERTLKLVTVTITTARPGIIIGKGGQEVDKLKEELKKITGKEVQINIFEIKRPELDAFLVGSSIARQIENRISYRRAIKMAIAATMRMNAEGIKIQISGRLNGAEMARSEHYKEGRIPLSTFRADIDYALVEAHTTYGRLGVKVWIMKGEVYGKRELSPLVGLSKKQGKGGASRDGNSKPRRRK from the coding sequence ATGGGACAAAAAACAAATCCAATCGGAAATCGCTTAGGTATTATCAGAGGATGGGAATCTAACTGGTATGGAGGTAATGATTATGGAGATAAACTTGCCGAAGACGATAAGATTAGAAAATACGTACACGTACGTTTAGCTAAAGCTAGTGTTAGTAGAGTAATCATTGAAAGAACTTTAAAGCTTGTAACCGTTACTATCACTACGGCTCGTCCAGGTATCATTATTGGTAAAGGCGGTCAAGAGGTAGACAAGTTAAAAGAAGAGCTTAAAAAGATTACAGGTAAAGAGGTTCAAATAAATATATTTGAAATCAAAAGACCAGAACTTGATGCGTTTTTGGTAGGATCAAGCATCGCTCGTCAAATTGAAAATAGAATTTCATACAGACGTGCAATTAAGATGGCTATTGCTGCTACTATGCGTATGAATGCAGAAGGGATAAAAATCCAAATTAGTGGTCGTTTAAATGGTGCTGAAATGGCACGTTCAGAACACTACAAAGAAGGACGTATTCCTTTATCAACCTTTAGAGCCGATATTGACTATGCACTTGTTGAGGCACACACTACTTATGGTAGATTAGGTGTGAAAGTGTGGATCATGAAAGGCGAAGTGTATGGTAAAAGAGAACTTTCTCCACTTGTTGGATTGTCCAAGAAGCAAGGAAAAGGTGGAGCGTCGAGAGATGGGAATTCTAAACCTCGTCGTAGAAAGTAA
- the rplP gene encoding 50S ribosomal protein L16 — protein MLQPKRTKFRKQQKGRMKGLSQRGNQLSNGTFGIKVLDATFLTSRQIEAARIAATRYMKREGQLWIKVFPDKPITKKPLEVRMGKGKGAVEYWVAVCKPGRVVFEIGGVPLDVAKEALRLAAQKLPVKTKFLIARDYEA, from the coding sequence ATGTTACAGCCTAAAAGAACAAAATTTCGTAAACAACAAAAAGGACGTATGAAAGGTCTTTCTCAAAGAGGAAACCAACTTTCAAACGGAACTTTTGGAATAAAAGTATTAGACGCAACGTTTTTGACATCACGTCAAATAGAAGCAGCTCGTATTGCCGCTACTCGTTACATGAAAAGAGAAGGACAACTTTGGATTAAAGTTTTTCCAGATAAGCCTATCACTAAAAAGCCTCTTGAAGTACGTATGGGTAAAGGTAAAGGTGCTGTTGAGTACTGGGTTGCCGTTTGCAAACCAGGTAGAGTAGTTTTTGAAATAGGAGGAGTACCTTTAGATGTTGCAAAAGAAGCTTTACGCTTAGCAGCACAAAAATTACCAGTAAAAACTAAGTTTTTAATTGCTAGAGATTACGAAGCATAA
- the rpmC gene encoding 50S ribosomal protein L29, with the protein MKQSEIKELSVAELQEKLSETKKSYSDLKLAHAISPLENPIQIRSIRRTVARIATELTKRELQ; encoded by the coding sequence ATGAAACAATCAGAAATTAAAGAATTATCTGTAGCTGAGTTACAAGAGAAACTTAGTGAGACAAAAAAGAGTTATTCAGATTTAAAATTAGCACATGCAATATCTCCTTTAGAAAATCCAATTCAAATTCGTTCAATAAGAAGAACTGTAGCTAGAATTGCGACTGAATTAACTAAAAGAGAATTACAATAA
- the rpsQ gene encoding 30S ribosomal protein S17, translating into METRNLRKERIGVVTSNKMQKSIVVSEVKKVKHPMYGKFVLKTKKYVAHDETNDCNIGDTVKIMETRPLSKSKCWRLVEIIERAK; encoded by the coding sequence ATGGAAACAAGAAATTTAAGAAAAGAACGTATAGGAGTTGTTACTAGTAACAAGATGCAGAAATCTATTGTGGTTTCTGAGGTTAAAAAAGTAAAACACCCTATGTATGGAAAATTCGTGTTAAAAACAAAAAAATACGTTGCACACGATGAAACAAACGATTGTAATATTGGCGATACTGTAAAGATCATGGAAACAAGACCTTTAAGTAAGTCCAAATGTTGGAGATTAGTTGAAATAATTGAAAGAGCTAAATAA
- the rplN gene encoding 50S ribosomal protein L14, producing MLQQESRLKVADNTGAKEVLVIRVLGGTKRRYASVGDKIVVSVKDATPNGNIKKKAVSTAVVVRTTKEVRRPDGSYIRFDDNACVLLNPQGEMRGTRVFGPVARELRDKQFMKIVSLAPEVL from the coding sequence ATGTTACAGCAAGAATCAAGATTAAAAGTAGCCGATAATACTGGAGCAAAAGAAGTTTTAGTTATCCGTGTTTTAGGAGGTACTAAAAGAAGATATGCTTCTGTAGGAGATAAAATAGTTGTTTCAGTAAAAGACGCAACTCCTAATGGAAACATTAAGAAAAAAGCAGTTTCTACTGCAGTTGTTGTTCGTACAACTAAAGAAGTAAGAAGACCAGACGGATCTTATATAAGATTTGATGATAATGCTTGTGTCCTTTTAAATCCGCAAGGAGAAATGAGAGGAACTCGTGTATTTGGTCCTGTTGCTAGAGAACTTCGTGACAAACAATTCATGAAGATTGTATCATTAGCGCCAGAGGTGCTTTAA
- the rplX gene encoding 50S ribosomal protein L24, which translates to MTKLKIKTGDTVKVIAGDHKGSEGKVQKVLIDKNKAIVEGVNLVKKHTKPSAQNPQGGIVEKEAAIHISNLSLLTSKGETTRVGYRVEGDKKVRFSVKSNEVI; encoded by the coding sequence ATGACAAAGCTTAAAATAAAAACAGGAGATACTGTAAAAGTAATTGCTGGAGATCATAAAGGATCAGAAGGTAAAGTACAAAAAGTATTAATAGACAAGAACAAAGCCATTGTTGAAGGTGTAAATTTGGTTAAGAAACATACAAAACCAAGTGCACAGAATCCTCAAGGTGGTATTGTAGAAAAAGAAGCAGCTATTCATATATCTAATCTATCATTGTTAACTTCTAAGGGAGAAACAACAAGGGTAGGTTATAGAGTTGAAGGCGATAAAAAAGTAAGATTTTCAGTAAAATCTAATGAAGTAATATAG
- the rplE gene encoding 50S ribosomal protein L5, protein MAYIPRLKEEYKSRVIAALTDEFGYKNVMQVPKLEKIVVSKGVGAAVADKKLIDYAVEELATITGQKAIATMSKKDVASFKLRKGMPIGAKVTLRGEKMYEFLDRLVTTALPRVRDFNGIKATGFDGRGNYNLGITEQIIFPEINIDQVNKISGMDITFVTSADTDKEAKSLLTELGLPFQKN, encoded by the coding sequence ATGGCATATATACCTAGACTTAAAGAAGAGTATAAAAGCAGAGTAATTGCTGCTCTTACAGACGAATTTGGTTATAAAAACGTAATGCAGGTACCAAAACTTGAAAAGATAGTAGTATCTAAAGGTGTTGGTGCAGCAGTAGCTGATAAAAAACTAATTGACTATGCAGTTGAAGAGTTAGCTACCATTACTGGACAAAAAGCCATAGCAACCATGTCTAAAAAGGATGTAGCATCTTTCAAATTGCGTAAAGGAATGCCTATTGGAGCAAAAGTAACTTTGCGTGGAGAGAAAATGTACGAGTTTTTAGATCGTTTAGTTACTACAGCACTTCCACGTGTGAGAGATTTCAACGGTATAAAAGCAACCGGATTTGATGGACGTGGCAATTATAATTTAGGAATTACAGAGCAAATCATTTTTCCAGAAATTAATATTGATCAAGTTAATAAAATCTCTGGAATGGATATTACATTTGTAACTTCTGCTGATACAGATAAAGAAGCAAAATCATTATTAACCGAATTAGGATTACCTTTTCAAAAGAACTAA
- the rpsN gene encoding 30S ribosomal protein S14: MAKESMKAREVKRAKTVAKYAEKRKALKEAGDYDALQKLPKNASPIRQHNRCKLTGRPRGYMRTFGISRVTFREMANQGLIPGVRKASW, from the coding sequence ATGGCTAAAGAATCAATGAAAGCCCGTGAGGTAAAAAGAGCAAAAACAGTAGCTAAGTATGCTGAAAAACGTAAAGCTTTGAAAGAAGCTGGAGATTACGATGCATTACAAAAGTTACCTAAAAATGCATCACCTATTCGTCAACATAATAGATGTAAATTAACAGGAAGACCAAGAGGATATATGAGAACTTTTGGAATTTCTCGTGTTACATTCAGAGAAATGGCTAATCAAGGTCTTATCCCTGGTGTTAGAAAAGCAAGTTGGTAA
- the rpsH gene encoding 30S ribosomal protein S8 — MYSDPIADYLTRIRNAVRANHRVVEIPASNLKKDITKILFEQGYILSYKFDDSTVQGTIKIALKYNKETKEPVIKKLQRISTPGLRKYAGAAELPRILNGLGIAIVSTSHGVMTGKQAKRDNVGGEVLCYVY, encoded by the coding sequence ATGTACTCAGATCCAATTGCGGATTATTTGACAAGAATTAGAAATGCAGTGCGTGCTAACCACAGGGTGGTTGAAATCCCTGCATCTAATCTTAAAAAAGATATCACAAAAATATTATTCGAACAAGGATATATTTTAAGTTACAAGTTTGATGATTCCACCGTACAAGGCACTATTAAAATAGCTCTTAAGTACAACAAAGAAACAAAAGAACCCGTAATTAAAAAACTTCAAAGAATTAGTACTCCAGGTTTACGTAAGTATGCTGGTGCTGCTGAATTACCTAGAATCCTTAATGGCCTTGGTATTGCTATTGTTTCAACTTCTCATGGAGTTATGACAGGTAAACAAGCCAAGAGAGACAATGTAGGTGGCGAAGTTTTATGTTACGTTTACTAA
- the rplF gene encoding 50S ribosomal protein L6 gives MSRIGNNPVAIPAGVTVDVKDNVVTVKGKLGELTQNYDSVEIKVEEGNVLVTRSSDSKDQKAKHGLYRSLLNNMIAGVSTGWTKQLELVGVGYRASNQGQKLDLALGFSHNIVLDVAPEVTVETISEKGKNPIVKLTSFDKQLVGQVAAKIRGFRSPEPYKGKGIKFVGEVLRRKAGKSA, from the coding sequence ATGTCAAGAATAGGAAATAATCCAGTAGCCATTCCAGCAGGTGTAACAGTAGATGTTAAAGATAACGTTGTTACTGTAAAAGGAAAATTAGGAGAGTTAACACAAAATTACGACTCTGTTGAAATAAAAGTAGAAGAAGGTAATGTTTTAGTAACACGTTCTTCTGATAGTAAAGATCAAAAAGCCAAACATGGTTTATACAGATCTTTATTGAACAATATGATTGCAGGTGTATCAACAGGATGGACCAAACAATTAGAATTGGTAGGTGTTGGTTATAGAGCATCAAACCAAGGTCAGAAATTAGATTTAGCCTTAGGGTTTTCTCATAATATTGTTTTAGATGTGGCTCCTGAAGTGACCGTTGAAACAATATCAGAAAAAGGAAAAAATCCAATTGTAAAATTAACATCATTCGATAAACAACTTGTTGGACAAGTAGCTGCTAAAATTCGTGGCTTCAGATCACCAGAGCCTTATAAAGGAAAAGGAATCAAGTTTGTTGGTGAAGTATTAAGAAGAAAAGCAGGTAAATCAGCTTAA
- the rplR gene encoding 50S ribosomal protein L18 yields MALTKNQRRLRIKSRIRKIVSGTEARPRLAVFRSNKEIYAQIVDDVTGKTISAASSRDKDINTAKVTKIEAAALVGKSLAEKAIKAGVETIAFDRGGYLYHGRVKSLAEGAREAGLKF; encoded by the coding sequence ATGGCATTAACAAAAAATCAAAGAAGATTAAGAATAAAAAGCAGAATTCGTAAGATAGTTTCTGGAACGGAAGCTAGACCAAGATTGGCTGTTTTTAGAAGTAATAAAGAAATTTATGCTCAAATTGTAGATGATGTAACTGGAAAAACAATCAGTGCTGCATCTTCAAGAGATAAGGATATTAATACTGCTAAAGTTACTAAAATTGAAGCTGCTGCTTTAGTTGGAAAGTCACTTGCTGAAAAAGCAATTAAGGCCGGTGTAGAAACTATCGCTTTTGATAGAGGTGGTTATTTATATCACGGTAGAGTAAAATCATTAGCCGAAGGAGCTAGAGAAGCAGGACTTAAATTCTAA
- the rpsE gene encoding 30S ribosomal protein S5: MFKKYKSAELVKPGGLDLKDRLVGVQRVTKVTKGGRAFGFSAIVVVGDEAGVVGQGLGKSKDVASAIAKAVEDAKKNLVRIPLKGKSLPHEQKGKYGGARVNIIPAAPGTGVIAGGAVRTVLEAVGVHDVLSKSQGSSNPHNVVKATFDALLQLRDANAIAKDRGISLEQVFNA; the protein is encoded by the coding sequence ATGTTTAAAAAATATAAAAGTGCAGAGTTAGTAAAACCAGGTGGATTAGATCTTAAAGATCGTTTGGTTGGTGTACAAAGAGTTACAAAAGTAACTAAAGGAGGTAGAGCATTTGGTTTTTCTGCAATCGTAGTGGTTGGAGATGAAGCAGGTGTTGTTGGTCAAGGTTTAGGAAAATCTAAAGATGTTGCTAGTGCTATTGCAAAAGCAGTTGAAGATGCTAAGAAAAACTTAGTGCGTATTCCTTTAAAAGGAAAATCTTTACCACATGAACAAAAAGGTAAATATGGTGGAGCGAGAGTAAATATTATTCCTGCAGCGCCAGGTACTGGTGTAATAGCTGGTGGTGCTGTAAGAACTGTTCTTGAGGCCGTTGGTGTACATGATGTATTATCAAAATCTCAAGGATCTTCAAACCCTCATAATGTAGTAAAGGCAACATTTGATGCTTTATTACAATTAAGAGATGCAAACGCTATTGCAAAGGATAGAGGTATTTCACTTGAACAGGTTTTTAACGCTTAA
- the rpmD gene encoding 50S ribosomal protein L30, with amino-acid sequence MAKIKVTKVKSAINRTQRQKRTLEALGLKKIGQVKEHEATPNILGMVAKVSHLVSVEETK; translated from the coding sequence ATGGCAAAAATTAAAGTAACAAAAGTTAAAAGCGCAATCAATCGTACGCAAAGACAAAAAAGAACTTTAGAAGCTCTAGGTCTTAAAAAGATTGGTCAAGTAAAAGAGCATGAAGCTACACCAAATATTCTTGGTATGGTTGCTAAAGTTTCACATTTAGTTTCTGTTGAAGAAACAAAATAA
- the rplO gene encoding 50S ribosomal protein L15 → MDLSNLKPAEGSVKNQGKRIGRGQGSGKGGTATRGHKGAKSRSGYSKKVGFEGGQMPIQRRVPKFGFTNINRVEYQGINLDTLQQLVDDKKIKDTVDFEILFSNGLAGKNDLVKVMGRGELKSKLKVSAHKFTASAKAAIEAAGGEAVTL, encoded by the coding sequence ATGGATTTAAGTAATTTAAAACCTGCAGAAGGTTCAGTAAAAAATCAAGGGAAAAGAATAGGTAGAGGACAAGGTTCTGGAAAAGGTGGTACGGCTACTCGTGGTCACAAAGGAGCTAAATCACGTTCTGGTTATTCTAAAAAAGTAGGATTTGAAGGGGGGCAAATGCCAATTCAAAGACGTGTTCCTAAATTTGGTTTTACTAATATTAATCGTGTTGAATACCAAGGTATCAATCTTGATACTCTTCAACAATTGGTTGATGATAAGAAAATTAAAGATACAGTAGATTTTGAAATTTTATTCTCTAACGGCTTAGCTGGAAAAAATGACTTAGTTAAAGTTATGGGAAGAGGTGAGTTGAAATCTAAATTAAAAGTATCTGCTCATAAGTTTACTGCTTCAGCAAAAGCTGCTATTGAAGCTGCAGGAGGAGAAGCTGTAACTTTATAA
- the secY gene encoding preprotein translocase subunit SecY, which translates to MKFIESIKNVWKIEELRNRIVVTLGLLLVYRFGAQVTLPGIDAAQLSGLEDSADGGLLGLLNAFTGGAFAKASVFALGIMPYISASIVVQLMGIAIPYLQKLQKEGASGQKKINQITRWLTIAICLLQAPGYLASLPALGIPQSAFLLGTGGLFYFSSVIILVTGCIFAMWLGEKITDKGIGNGISLLIMVGIIATLPLSFVQNAATRLEGNNVMLILFELIVWFAIILASIMLVMGVRKIAVQYARRTASGGYEKSAAAGSRQYIPLKLNASGVMPIIFAQAIMFVPGLIGGSSLMKETAAGVWMQTNFSDMFGFWYNLTFAILIIVFTYFYTAITVPTNKMADDLKRSGGFIPGIRPGSETSEYLDKIMSQITLPGSIFLALIAVFPAFIVKLMDVQQGWALFFGGTSLLIMVGVAIDTMQQVNSYLLNRHYDGLMKTGKNRKALA; encoded by the coding sequence ATGAAATTTATAGAATCAATTAAGAATGTTTGGAAAATTGAAGAACTAAGAAACCGAATTGTAGTAACGTTGGGTTTGCTTTTAGTTTATCGTTTTGGAGCACAAGTAACATTGCCTGGAATTGATGCCGCACAATTAAGTGGTTTAGAAGATAGTGCTGATGGTGGCTTATTAGGACTTCTTAATGCTTTTACAGGAGGTGCTTTTGCTAAAGCTTCTGTATTTGCTTTAGGAATCATGCCTTATATTTCAGCTTCTATTGTTGTTCAGTTAATGGGAATAGCAATTCCTTATTTACAAAAACTGCAAAAAGAAGGTGCTAGTGGACAAAAGAAAATTAATCAAATAACAAGATGGTTAACGATAGCTATCTGTTTACTACAAGCACCAGGTTATTTAGCGAGTTTACCTGCATTGGGTATTCCTCAAAGTGCTTTTTTATTAGGCACTGGTGGTTTGTTTTATTTCTCTTCTGTAATTATTTTAGTTACTGGTTGTATTTTTGCCATGTGGTTAGGAGAAAAAATTACAGATAAGGGTATTGGTAACGGTATATCCCTATTAATTATGGTAGGTATTATTGCTACATTGCCATTGTCTTTTGTACAAAATGCTGCTACAAGATTAGAAGGAAACAATGTAATGTTAATTCTTTTTGAATTGATAGTTTGGTTTGCTATTATTTTAGCTTCAATAATGCTTGTTATGGGGGTTAGAAAAATAGCAGTACAGTATGCAAGACGTACAGCTTCTGGTGGCTATGAAAAAAGTGCAGCCGCAGGATCTAGACAGTATATCCCATTAAAGTTAAATGCATCTGGAGTAATGCCAATTATATTTGCTCAAGCTATAATGTTTGTACCAGGTTTAATAGGTGGGTCTTCCCTAATGAAAGAAACTGCAGCTGGTGTTTGGATGCAAACTAATTTTTCAGATATGTTTGGATTCTGGTACAATTTAACTTTTGCTATATTGATTATTGTATTTACATACTTTTATACAGCAATTACTGTACCTACCAATAAAATGGCTGACGATTTAAAACGTAGTGGAGGCTTTATTCCTGGAATTCGTCCGGGTTCTGAAACATCTGAGTATTTAGATAAGATTATGTCTCAAATAACGTTACCTGGTTCTATATTTTTAGCATTAATAGCTGTGTTCCCAGCGTTTATTGTAAAACTTATGGACGTGCAACAAGGGTGGGCATTATTTTTCGGAGGAACCTCATTATTAATTATGGTTGGAGTTGCAATCGATACAATGCAACAAGTAAATTCATACTTGTTAAATAGACACTATGATGGTTTGATGAAGACAGGTAAGAATAGAAAAGCACTCGCTTAA
- the infA gene encoding translation initiation factor IF-1 — protein MAKQAAIEQDGTIIEALSNAMFRVELENGHIVTAHISGKMRMHYIKLLPGDKVKLEMSPYDLSKARITYRY, from the coding sequence ATGGCAAAACAAGCAGCAATAGAGCAAGATGGAACTATTATAGAAGCATTATCAAATGCTATGTTTCGTGTTGAATTAGAAAATGGTCACATTGTGACAGCACATATCTCAGGTAAAATGCGTATGCATTATATTAAATTGTTACCTGGAGATAAAGTAAAATTAGAAATGAGTCCTTACGATTTATCGAAGGCTAGAATAACCTATAGATACTAA
- the ykgO gene encoding type B 50S ribosomal protein L36 gives MKVRASVKKRSADCKIVRRKGRLYVINKKNPRFKQRQG, from the coding sequence ATGAAAGTTAGAGCATCCGTTAAAAAAAGAAGTGCAGATTGTAAAATCGTGCGTAGAAAAGGTAGACTTTACGTGATAAACAAAAAGAATCCTAGATTTAAACAAAGACAAGGGTAA
- the rpsM gene encoding 30S ribosomal protein S13: MARIAGVDIPKNKRGVISLTYIYGIGRSRAKEILAEAKVDESTKVQDWTDDEIGNIREAVGAFTIEGELRSETQLNIKRLMDIGCYRGIRHRSGLPLRGQRTKNNSRTRKGRRKTVANKKKATK; this comes from the coding sequence ATGGCAAGAATTGCAGGTGTAGACATACCAAAAAACAAAAGAGGAGTAATTTCCTTAACTTATATCTATGGAATAGGTAGAAGTAGAGCAAAAGAAATTTTAGCAGAAGCTAAAGTTGATGAAAGTACAAAAGTTCAAGATTGGACAGATGACGAAATAGGTAATATTCGTGAAGCTGTTGGTGCTTTTACTATTGAAGGAGAACTACGTTCTGAAACACAATTAAACATTAAGCGATTAATGGATATTGGTTGTTACAGAGGTATTCGTCATAGATCGGGGCTTCCTTTAAGAGGGCAACGTACTAAAAACAACTCTAGAACAAGAAAAGGAAGAAGAAAAACAGTTGCTAATAAGAAAAAAGCAACTAAATAA
- the rpsK gene encoding 30S ribosomal protein S11 produces the protein MAKTSTKKRKVIVDAVGEAHVTASFNNIIISLTNKKGDVISWSSAGKMGFRGSKKNTPYAAQLAAEDAAAVASEAGLKKVKVYVKGPGNGRESAIRSIHNAGIEVTEIIDVTPLPHNGCRPPKRRRV, from the coding sequence ATGGCAAAAACAAGCACAAAAAAACGTAAAGTTATAGTTGATGCAGTTGGTGAAGCTCACGTAACTGCTTCTTTTAACAACATCATTATTTCACTTACCAATAAAAAAGGAGATGTAATTTCTTGGTCTTCTGCTGGTAAAATGGGATTTAGAGGTTCTAAGAAAAACACACCTTATGCTGCTCAATTAGCAGCTGAAGATGCGGCTGCTGTAGCTTCAGAAGCTGGATTGAAAAAAGTAAAAGTGTACGTAAAAGGACCAGGAAATGGTAGAGAATCTGCTATACGTTCTATCCACAATGCAGGTATTGAAGTGACAGAAATTATTGACGTGACTCCACTTCCTCATAATGGTTGTAGACCTCCAAAAAGAAGAAGAGTTTAA
- the rpsD gene encoding 30S ribosomal protein S4 — protein MARYTGPKTKIARKFGEAIFGEDKSFEKRNYPPGQHGANKRRGKKSEYAIQLMEKQKAKYTYGILERQFRGLFKKARTAQGITGEVLLQLCESRLDNVVYRMGISPSRSGARQLVSHRHITVNGELVNIPSYQLKAGDVVGVREKSKSLEAIERSLSNSSQVYEWITWNNETKQGTYVSVPARIQIPENINEQFIVELYSK, from the coding sequence ATGGCAAGATATACTGGTCCTAAAACTAAAATAGCCCGAAAATTCGGTGAAGCTATTTTTGGAGAAGATAAATCTTTTGAAAAAAGAAATTATCCTCCAGGTCAACACGGAGCTAACAAGCGTCGTGGAAAAAAATCTGAATATGCAATCCAATTAATGGAAAAGCAAAAAGCAAAATATACTTATGGTATATTAGAGCGTCAATTCAGAGGATTGTTTAAAAAAGCAAGAACAGCACAAGGAATTACAGGTGAGGTTTTACTACAACTTTGTGAGTCTAGATTAGATAATGTTGTGTACAGAATGGGAATTTCTCCTTCACGTAGTGGCGCGAGACAATTAGTATCTCATAGACACATCACTGTGAATGGTGAATTGGTTAATATTCCTTCTTACCAGTTAAAAGCAGGTGATGTAGTAGGTGTAAGAGAAAAATCAAAATCACTTGAAGCTATTGAGAGATCATTATCAAATTCAAGTCAAGTTTACGAATGGATTACTTGGAATAACGAAACTAAACAAGGTACGTATGTTTCTGTACCTGCTAGAATTCAAATTCCAGAAAACATCAACGAACAATTCATCGTCGAATTATATTCTAAATAA
- a CDS encoding DNA-directed RNA polymerase subunit alpha, with the protein MAVFNFQKPDKVIMIDSTDFEGKFEFRPLEPGYGLTVGNALRRVLLSSLEGFAITSVRIEGVDHEFSAIAGVVEDVTEIILNLKQVRFKRQIEDIDNESISISISGQDRITAGDFQKFISGFQVLNTELVICNLDPKVNFNMEITIEKGRGYVPAEENKKAAAPIGTIFTDSIYTPIKNVKYSIENYRVEQKTDYEKLVFEIITDGSITPQDALTEGAKTLIHHFMLFSDERITLEADEIAQTETYDEESLHMRQLLKTKLIDMDLSVRALNCLKAAEVDTLGDLVSFNKNDLMKFRNFGKKSLTELEELVHVKGLNFGMDLSKYKLDKD; encoded by the coding sequence ATGGCAGTATTTAATTTTCAGAAGCCCGACAAAGTAATCATGATCGATTCTACTGATTTCGAAGGAAAATTTGAATTCAGACCTTTAGAACCAGGTTATGGTTTAACAGTAGGAAATGCTTTAAGAAGAGTATTATTATCTTCATTAGAAGGTTTTGCAATTACATCCGTTAGAATAGAAGGTGTTGATCATGAGTTTTCAGCCATTGCTGGAGTTGTGGAAGATGTTACCGAAATTATTCTTAATTTAAAACAAGTTCGTTTTAAAAGACAAATTGAAGATATTGATAATGAGTCAATTTCAATTTCAATTTCTGGTCAAGATCGTATTACCGCTGGAGATTTTCAGAAATTTATTTCAGGATTCCAAGTATTAAATACAGAATTAGTTATCTGTAACTTAGATCCAAAAGTAAATTTCAATATGGAAATTACTATTGAAAAGGGTAGAGGGTATGTACCAGCAGAAGAAAACAAAAAAGCAGCTGCTCCTATAGGAACTATTTTTACAGATTCTATTTATACACCAATAAAAAACGTTAAGTATAGTATTGAAAACTATCGTGTTGAGCAAAAAACTGATTACGAAAAGTTGGTTTTTGAAATCATTACAGATGGATCTATTACGCCACAAGACGCTTTAACGGAAGGCGCCAAAACGTTAATTCATCATTTCATGTTATTCTCTGATGAACGCATTACTTTAGAAGCTGATGAAATTGCACAAACTGAAACTTATGATGAAGAATCTCTTCACATGCGTCAGTTGCTTAAAACAAAGTTAATCGATATGGATTTATCTGTTCGTGCCCTTAACTGTTTAAAAGCTGCAGAGGTTGATACTTTAGGAGATTTAGTATCATTTAATAAAAATGATTTAATGAAATTCAGAAACTTTGGTAAAAAGTCTTTAACCGAACTTGAAGAACTTGTTCATGTTAAAGGTTTAAATTTCGGAATGGATTTGAGCAAATATAAATTAGATAAAGATTAG